The proteins below come from a single Acidovorax sp. NCPPB 4044 genomic window:
- a CDS encoding carboxypeptidase regulatory-like domain-containing protein has product MHFKTIAAFPQYSSALPSRRVGARILPAMACIAAALAAFPATAQPQTLPQPVPIATGNGPATPAAALPVAKTQGKLRYTCGGISVDESSAMRAAMKDHPLSLLFAAAGGAYLADVEVKLVPQGWGDAESLTFTASGPVCLLDLPAGSYEIEARSGDKEKRQTVMVGKDPKTVDFRF; this is encoded by the coding sequence TTGCACTTCAAAACCATCGCGGCTTTTCCACAGTATTCGTCGGCCTTGCCCTCGCGGCGGGTCGGCGCCCGCATCCTTCCGGCCATGGCCTGCATCGCTGCCGCCCTGGCCGCATTCCCCGCCACGGCGCAACCCCAGACGCTCCCCCAGCCCGTCCCCATCGCCACGGGCAACGGTCCCGCCACCCCCGCCGCTGCGCTCCCCGTCGCTAAGACCCAGGGCAAGCTGCGCTACACCTGCGGCGGCATCAGCGTGGACGAGTCGTCCGCGATGCGCGCGGCGATGAAGGACCACCCGCTGTCGCTGCTGTTCGCCGCGGCCGGGGGCGCCTATCTGGCGGATGTGGAGGTCAAGCTCGTGCCGCAGGGCTGGGGCGATGCCGAGTCGCTGACCTTCACCGCCTCGGGCCCCGTCTGCCTGCTGGACCTGCCCGCCGGCAGCTACGAGATCGAGGCGCGTTCCGGCGACAAGGAGAAGCGCCAGACCGTGATGGTCGGCAAGGACCCGAAGACGGTGGATTTCCGGTTCTGA
- a CDS encoding EVE domain-containing protein, whose translation MKSEPEECSIDDALAAPGATVPWTGVRNYQARNFMRDGMQVGDGVLFYHSSCAEPGIAGIARVASGTRPDPTQFDPASPYHDPKSPPGNPRWLLLDVQALRKTRVIGLAELRQHPTLAAMRVLQRGNRLSITPVEPAEWEAIVQGLLAGE comes from the coding sequence ATGAAATCCGAGCCCGAAGAGTGCTCCATCGACGATGCGCTTGCCGCGCCCGGCGCCACCGTGCCCTGGACCGGCGTGCGCAACTACCAGGCGCGCAACTTCATGCGCGACGGCATGCAGGTGGGCGACGGCGTGCTCTTCTACCACTCGAGCTGCGCCGAGCCGGGCATCGCCGGCATCGCGCGCGTGGCCTCGGGCACGCGGCCCGACCCCACGCAGTTCGACCCGGCGTCGCCCTACCACGACCCGAAATCGCCGCCGGGCAACCCGCGCTGGCTCCTGCTGGACGTGCAGGCCCTGCGCAAGACGCGGGTGATCGGCCTGGCCGAACTGCGGCAGCACCCAACCCTGGCAGCCATGCGCGTGCTGCAGCGCGGCAACCGGCTGTCGATCACGCCGGTGGAGCCGGCCGAATGGGAGGCCATCGTCCAGGGCCTGCTGGCCGGCGAATGA
- a CDS encoding DEAD/DEAH box helicase produces MPRPRSAPAPSPPPAPREEAIGAWVAALRAQGGPASLAHLPPLTGPEAERAMARLREEAPAPASGGACAVATPQDVPAQPAKDSGDPAPAAAARQPAPFQPRLTLRTLGRGDGLLGMRAHGGIGPRGGNVTLAQVDWTYRLDDGALWEVPAPVSVLNTRPPVRTAAPGMAGGWLHRDVRAEADAIDTLRDTGLVPVPADRLQWRAPGQGLGLVGSALAGQGLPPLDEPLSIPQPPAGPLWTLPQEAAFGDFWADAVPRLQALGWAVVVRPGFAHESVPVQRWRIVLDRATGEVVGREAGPLAPRARAVQKLRLPEREGAWLLSLGVEIDGETLDLAPMVADLLRRDPRWLDAHALAAIDDHATIRLRTPGGRRIDAPAAPLKAIVGAMVDLLTDPALHQRQPGDPLHLGAWEARRIEALRAALDQSGRVARQQAHTGRDHAWQLQGDTGLAHLASRLQALGTPQPVAPPAGLAITLRPYQREGLAWLQYLRAQGLGGILADDMGLGKTAQALAHILAEKEAGRLRQPALVVVPTSLLFNWQAEAARMAPGLRVLALHGPDRAHDFLQAPGHDLVLTTYPLLWRDADALAAQPWHLLILDEAQMAKNAGSRGARALRRLRANHLLCLTGTPLENHLGELWAHFDFLMPGFLGDARSFAQRWRKPIEENGETLRARLLAQRVRPFILRRRKDDVAPELPPRTTITQRVTLQGHQRALYEAVRTGADRQVRRVLERQGFDGGLITILDALLKLRQVCCDPRLVKGVPPTPGMESAKLDRLSELLPALVDEGRRVLVFSQFTGMLALVAERLQTLGLPFLSLTGRTAPAQRGAVVQRFQDPAAEGNAPILLASLKAGGTGLNLTAADTVIHLDPWWNPAVMEQATARAHRIGQDKPVFIHHLVVEGSIEERMLELQARKQALTEGVLGSDAAGAVKFGEDDLRALLAPLSEPRNNPLAIAAEDDPRWGGTGRRRPARATGHA; encoded by the coding sequence ATGCCCCGCCCGCGCAGCGCCCCCGCCCCATCCCCGCCGCCTGCGCCGCGCGAAGAGGCCATCGGCGCCTGGGTCGCGGCCCTGCGTGCCCAGGGCGGGCCGGCGTCGCTGGCCCACCTGCCGCCCCTCACCGGCCCGGAAGCCGAACGCGCCATGGCCCGCCTGCGCGAGGAGGCCCCCGCGCCGGCCTCAGGAGGCGCCTGCGCAGTTGCTACCCCGCAGGATGTGCCCGCCCAGCCCGCGAAGGACTCTGGCGACCCCGCCCCAGCGGCCGCTGCGCGGCAGCCGGCACCGTTCCAGCCGCGGCTCACGCTGCGCACCCTCGGGCGCGGCGACGGGCTGCTCGGCATGCGCGCGCACGGCGGCATCGGCCCGCGCGGGGGCAATGTCACCCTGGCGCAGGTCGACTGGACCTACCGGCTGGACGACGGCGCTCTCTGGGAGGTGCCGGCCCCCGTCAGCGTGCTCAACACCCGGCCGCCCGTGCGCACCGCCGCGCCCGGCATGGCCGGCGGCTGGCTGCACCGCGACGTGCGCGCCGAGGCCGACGCCATCGACACCCTGCGCGATACCGGCCTCGTGCCCGTGCCGGCCGACCGCCTGCAGTGGCGTGCGCCCGGGCAGGGCCTGGGCCTGGTCGGCAGCGCCCTGGCCGGGCAGGGCCTGCCGCCACTGGATGAACCGCTTTCCATCCCCCAGCCGCCCGCCGGCCCGCTCTGGACCTTGCCGCAGGAAGCCGCGTTCGGCGACTTCTGGGCCGACGCCGTGCCCCGGCTGCAGGCGCTGGGCTGGGCCGTGGTGGTGCGGCCGGGCTTCGCCCATGAAAGCGTGCCGGTGCAGCGCTGGCGCATCGTGCTCGACCGCGCCACCGGAGAGGTCGTGGGCAGGGAGGCCGGCCCGCTCGCGCCGCGGGCCCGCGCCGTGCAGAAGCTGCGCCTGCCCGAGCGCGAGGGCGCATGGCTGCTGAGCCTGGGCGTGGAGATCGACGGCGAGACGCTCGACCTCGCCCCCATGGTGGCCGACCTGCTGCGCCGCGACCCGCGCTGGCTCGACGCGCACGCGCTGGCCGCCATCGACGACCACGCCACCATTCGCCTGCGCACACCGGGTGGCCGCCGCATCGACGCGCCCGCCGCGCCGCTCAAGGCCATCGTCGGCGCCATGGTGGATCTCCTCACCGACCCGGCCCTGCACCAGCGGCAGCCCGGCGACCCGCTGCACCTGGGCGCCTGGGAGGCGCGCCGCATCGAAGCCCTGCGCGCCGCGCTCGACCAGAGCGGCCGCGTGGCGCGCCAGCAGGCCCACACCGGCCGCGACCACGCCTGGCAACTGCAGGGCGACACGGGCCTGGCGCACCTGGCCAGCCGCCTGCAGGCGCTCGGCACGCCGCAGCCCGTGGCACCGCCCGCGGGGCTGGCCATCACGCTGCGCCCCTACCAGCGCGAGGGCCTCGCCTGGCTGCAGTACCTGCGCGCGCAGGGCCTGGGCGGCATCCTGGCCGACGACATGGGCCTGGGCAAGACCGCGCAGGCCCTGGCGCACATCCTGGCCGAGAAAGAGGCCGGCCGCCTGCGGCAGCCCGCACTGGTGGTCGTGCCGACTTCGCTGCTCTTCAACTGGCAGGCCGAGGCCGCGCGCATGGCGCCGGGCCTGCGCGTGCTGGCCCTGCACGGCCCGGACCGGGCGCACGACTTCCTGCAGGCGCCGGGGCACGATCTGGTGCTGACCACCTACCCCCTGCTCTGGCGCGATGCCGACGCTCTGGCCGCGCAGCCCTGGCACCTGCTGATCCTCGACGAAGCCCAGATGGCCAAGAACGCCGGCAGCCGCGGCGCCCGCGCGCTGCGCCGGCTGCGCGCCAACCACCTGCTGTGCCTGACCGGCACGCCGCTCGAGAACCACCTGGGCGAGCTGTGGGCGCATTTCGACTTCCTGATGCCGGGCTTCCTGGGCGACGCGCGCAGCTTCGCCCAGCGCTGGCGCAAACCCATCGAGGAAAACGGCGAGACCCTGCGCGCCCGATTGCTGGCCCAGCGCGTGCGCCCCTTCATCCTGCGGCGCCGCAAGGACGACGTGGCGCCCGAGTTGCCGCCGCGCACCACCATCACCCAGCGCGTCACCCTGCAGGGCCACCAGCGCGCGCTGTACGAAGCGGTGCGCACCGGCGCCGACCGGCAGGTGCGCCGCGTGCTGGAGCGCCAGGGCTTCGACGGCGGGCTGATCACCATCCTGGATGCGCTGCTCAAGCTGCGCCAGGTGTGCTGCGATCCGCGCCTGGTGAAAGGCGTGCCGCCCACGCCCGGCATGGAAAGCGCCAAGCTCGACCGCCTGTCCGAGCTGCTGCCCGCGCTGGTGGACGAAGGCCGCCGCGTGCTGGTGTTCTCGCAGTTCACCGGCATGCTGGCGCTGGTGGCCGAGCGCCTGCAGACCCTCGGCCTGCCCTTCCTGTCGCTCACGGGGCGGACGGCACCGGCGCAACGCGGCGCCGTGGTGCAGCGTTTCCAGGACCCGGCCGCCGAAGGCAACGCGCCCATCCTGCTCGCGAGCCTCAAGGCCGGCGGCACGGGCCTGAACCTCACGGCCGCCGATACCGTCATCCACCTCGACCCCTGGTGGAACCCTGCCGTGATGGAACAGGCCACGGCGCGCGCGCACCGCATCGGGCAGGACAAGCCGGTCTTCATCCACCACCTGGTCGTGGAAGGCAGCATCGAGGAACGCATGCTCGAACTGCAGGCCCGCAAGCAGGCCCTGACCGAAGGCGTGCTGGGCAGCGACGCGGCGGGCGCCGTGAAATTCGGCGAGGACGACCTGCGCGCCCTGCTCGCGCCGCTCTCCGAGCCGCGCAACAACCCGCTGGCCATCGCCGCCGAAGACGACCCGCGCTGGGGCGGCACCGGGCGACGGCGCCCGGCCCGCGCCACCGGCCACGCCTAG
- a CDS encoding GlsB/YeaQ/YmgE family stress response membrane protein produces MFSLLGTLIVGLVVGLLARALKPGDDKLGWIMTMLLGVAGSFLATYVGVAMGWYQQGEAAGWIASVVGAIVLLAIYGMVKSKSR; encoded by the coding sequence ATGTTCTCGCTGCTTGGAACCCTGATCGTCGGCCTCGTCGTGGGCCTGCTCGCCCGCGCGCTCAAACCCGGGGACGACAAACTCGGCTGGATCATGACCATGCTGCTGGGCGTGGCCGGTTCGTTCCTCGCCACCTACGTGGGTGTCGCCATGGGTTGGTACCAGCAGGGCGAAGCCGCCGGCTGGATCGCGTCGGTGGTCGGCGCCATCGTGCTGCTGGCCATCTACGGCATGGTCAAGAGCAAATCCCGCTGA